GACGTCCAGTGGAAGCTGATCTTCGCCTTGGCACGGTACGGCGGGCTTCGCTGCCCATCCGAGATACTGGCTCTGCGATGGGACGATGTGAACTGGCAAACCAGCCGGATGTTGGTCAGAAGCCAGAAGACCGAACGTCATCCGGGCGGCGAATCGCGGGTTGTACCGGTCTTTTCGGAGTTGCGGCCGTATCTGCTTGAGGGCCTTGAGCAAGCCGAGGAGGGAGACGAATACGTCATCACACGCTACAGGACCGAGAACGCGAACCTCCGGACCCAGGCCCATAAGATTATCAAGCGGGCGGGCCTTCTACCCTGGACCCGAACGTTCCAGAACCTGCGGTCCAGCCGGGAGACCGAGCTGACCGAAGTCTTTCCCTTGCACGTCGTAACCGCCTGGCTGGGCAACAGTCAGTTGGTGGCGGCCCGCCATTATCTTCAGTTGCGCGATGAACATTTCGAGAAGGCGGCACATTTTCCGGCACAGCAGCCGGCGGTGGGCGTCAGCGCCGTTGGAGCGAATCGAAATCGATGTCGGGCCTCTGGTCGGCAGTGGAACGGCGGGTGAAGGTTTCGCCGGGCTTGCCTGTCTCGTTGAAGAAGCCGCAGTTGCGCAGGAAGAAGCGCTCGCCTTCGGCGCCACCGGTGAAATCCAGCCGATGCCGGCCGCGCCCAGTGGCATCGGCGGAGAATCGCGCCCTCGTGCATTCGTGCCATTGCCCTTCGGTGTCGCGAACCCACACGTTGCCGTGATACGCACGACGCCCGACGTGGCCGAAGCTGGGATGGAAACTCTCGAGGAACGAATGGAAGCCGCGTAGGTGGGTGTCGGTCTTCGGTCGCCGGAAGCTGGCGATCAGACGCCATTGGCCCGCCGATTTGTCACCGAACCAGGCGGTGTAGATCGTGCTGCCCTGGCCATCGGGTTTCACCTCCGTGAGGAAGCGGTAGGTGGTGCCGGCCGTCCACGGATAGACGAGGAAGCTCTGGCCGCCGGAACCTTCGTTGCCGAACTCGCCGACACGCACTCCGGGGCCGCTGCCGAGGGCGACGATGCGCTGGTCTTCCGGGATGTCGCGAGGATTGTCGGTCTGGAACGGGCTCCAGACGGAAAACAGCACCCGCCGCTCCTCGGGACCGTTCACCTGGATGCCGAAGTAGCCTTCGCCGAAGCCGTTGGCCATGAAGAAGGAGCCGATCGGATCCTGCCCCGGCGGTACGGTGATCTCGCTGTAGGCGTACTGCAGCGTGCGATCCTGCGGCACCTCATATCGGAGGTGGACCGATGGCCCGCGACGGCCCCAGTAGAACAGGTTGCCCTGGTTCGTCTTCACGTAGTCGAGCACGAGGTCCTCGGTGTCCGAGGAGATGAGAAGGTCGCGGATCTCGGCATACACCGACCCATCACGCTCGGCGCCCTGGAGATCGACGCGAACATATCCGGCCTGCACCACTTCAATGCGGCCGATTCGGTGCGGGGCCGGATCGGCGCCTTCGATCGAGGTTTGGACGGTCCGCTCACCGATGCGGACAACAAGGGTCGAGTGGCCGGCAGGGACGCTGGCATGGAGCGCCAGGCTGAGGATCGCCGGGCGGTCGACATGGAAATAGATCGAGAACACGCCTTCGGCATCGGCCCAGGCGATGGCGCCATTGCGACGAAAACCGTCGCTTCCGGGAGCGGGGGCGGTGCGAAAGGCGTTGCCGGCCACCGGGACCGACCACTCGGCGGCGTGCGTGGCAGCGGCGGACATCGCAAGGGCAAGGACGGTGAGCAGACAGGATGCGTGTTTCATGGTCGGCATTGGAGGTTGCCTCCTGAGGTGAGGGTCATCGGGAAGGTTGCAGATCGGAGAGCCATATCCCAGTCTCCACTACTTCGTAGCCAGTTCGATGGTCAGCAGATACCCGATCCGCGCGATGTCCTGCATGACATGAGGATTCATCCGATAGATCGTATCGCCGGTGGTATGATACCTCAGATGAGGTCCGTTCGAGGCAAAATACAGCACCGGTATCCCTCTTGCATGAAACGGCGCATGATCGCTGCCGCGCACGCCGAGTTCGCGTATCGGGAACATCGATCGAACGGTTTGGATCTGCCCGTCAACTTTTTCGACCAGTTCCTTCAGGTCCATGTGCGCGGCACTGTAGCCGCAGCGCGAACCATCGCCGGCGCCGACCATGTCGAAGTTGATCATGTGGGAAATGGTCGTGAACTGGTCCGGAAAGTGGTTGGCGAGGTGCCGCGAACCGATCAGGCCCATTTCCTCGGCGCCGAACAGACAGAACAGGACCGACCGCTTCGTCTGAATCTTGTTCTGGGCAAATGCACGTGCGATTTCGATCACAGCCGCACTTCCGCTTGCATTGTCGTCGGCGCCTCCGAAGAGCAACCCCATGTGAGTCCCGCAATGGTCCAGATGGGCGCCGACGACAACCACTTCATTCCGCAATTGGGGATCGGTTCCCTCGATGTACCCTACGACATTGTGACCGGTCGCCTGCGGGAAGTGCGTCGATTCGACCCGTATCCGGGCTTTGGACCGCAATTCGAAAGAGATCGGTCGCTTGTACTTCAGGAGGTCCGCCCGGACAGAAGCGCTGCCAAGCCCGCGCTCGGCGAGCAGATGATCGGCCGCAGCGTAACTGATGTTCACCGGGGTGAATCCTTCGATCCAATCTCCGTTCGGATTGGCAATCGGTTCCTCATAGATGTAGATCAGACCGAGCGCACCGGCATCCTTGGCACGCCGCATGCGTGTGCGATGCTGGTCGTGGTGCTGGTAGGCCGGATTCGACGGATCCGGCGTTCCGCGAAAACACATCACGAATCTCCCCGCCACATCCACTCCGGAGTAATCATCGTATCCGAGCTCCGGCGCGTGAATGCCCCACCCGACAAACACCACCTCCGCCGTCCGGTCGCCGGTATCGCTGAAGAGCAAGGGAAGGAAGCCCTTCTCCGGCTCAAGCACCATCTCACGGACGCCGCCCTCCTCCCGCTCATCGAACAGAAACAGCGACATCGACGCGTCGTTGACAAGCGTATATTGAATGGGGAACGGCAGCAGATAGCCATGCTCATCGTCGGCTGGTTCTATGCCCCATGACTGGAACATCTCCGCCACCCAGGCAGCCGCAGCGTCATAGCCGGCATGTCCACTCAGCCGCCCGTGAAACTCGGTCGACGCCAGCCGGTGCACCGTCCGGTAGATCGGGAAACCGCAGATCGATTCCGCATGGTGCGGCAACGGTTCCGCCACGACCGGTAGCGAAACGAACGCACACACAAGATGAACAAGAGCTGATCTTCGCACAATGATTCCTACCTTGTCACTGGGCCGCAGCGAAACCGAACGGATTGGTGAACGTACGAAACAGGTCTTCACCGTCCCGCCGGTGCAGTTCGACGCGCACGTAGTTGCCGATGCCTGGTGTTTGGCGATAGTTGAGCGTTTTGCCCACATGGACCACGCGTCCCAGGGGCCAGGGCGCGTTGCTCGTCTTGTAGTCGGCTTGCGGCTCCAGGGACTCGGGCGCGGAGATCCACTTGATCGTGTCGTAGTTGGAAGCGTCGATCGTGATCGTGCCCGCTTTGGCATCGACGCGAATGGCCTTGATCTGCGGGAACAGCTCCTCGGGCCGACGTCGCTGGCGAAAATCGTCGCGCCGGCTTGACTTGCGGAAGTAGAACCGCCCCGTCTCCATCGCCAAGCGAACGTTTGCCTCGCTCAGCCTATTCAGCGGGAAGACCGCATCGGATTCGCGCACGCTGTTCAGCGTGTGCATATCGTCGGTGCCGAAACCCCAGATGGGCCGGTGCGGCATGAACCGGGCCAGCAGTTGATCCCAAAGCCCCTCGTCGTACTTCTCGGTGGGCACCGAGCAGTTCGTCACTT
The nucleotide sequence above comes from Anaerobaca lacustris. Encoded proteins:
- a CDS encoding M20/M25/M40 family metallo-hydrolase, translated to MRRSALVHLVCAFVSLPVVAEPLPHHAESICGFPIYRTVHRLASTEFHGRLSGHAGYDAAAAWVAEMFQSWGIEPADDEHGYLLPFPIQYTLVNDASMSLFLFDEREEGGVREMVLEPEKGFLPLLFSDTGDRTAEVVFVGWGIHAPELGYDDYSGVDVAGRFVMCFRGTPDPSNPAYQHHDQHRTRMRRAKDAGALGLIYIYEEPIANPNGDWIEGFTPVNISYAAADHLLAERGLGSASVRADLLKYKRPISFELRSKARIRVESTHFPQATGHNVVGYIEGTDPQLRNEVVVVGAHLDHCGTHMGLLFGGADDNASGSAAVIEIARAFAQNKIQTKRSVLFCLFGAEEMGLIGSRHLANHFPDQFTTISHMINFDMVGAGDGSRCGYSAAHMDLKELVEKVDGQIQTVRSMFPIRELGVRGSDHAPFHARGIPVLYFASNGPHLRYHTTGDTIYRMNPHVMQDIARIGYLLTIELATK
- a CDS encoding DUF3472 domain-containing protein, whose translation is MPTMKHASCLLTVLALAMSAAATHAAEWSVPVAGNAFRTAPAPGSDGFRRNGAIAWADAEGVFSIYFHVDRPAILSLALHASVPAGHSTLVVRIGERTVQTSIEGADPAPHRIGRIEVVQAGYVRVDLQGAERDGSVYAEIRDLLISSDTEDLVLDYVKTNQGNLFYWGRRGPSVHLRYEVPQDRTLQYAYSEITVPPGQDPIGSFFMANGFGEGYFGIQVNGPEERRVLFSVWSPFQTDNPRDIPEDQRIVALGSGPGVRVGEFGNEGSGGQSFLVYPWTAGTTYRFLTEVKPDGQGSTIYTAWFGDKSAGQWRLIASFRRPKTDTHLRGFHSFLESFHPSFGHVGRRAYHGNVWVRDTEGQWHECTRARFSADATGRGRHRLDFTGGAEGERFFLRNCGFFNETGKPGETFTRRSTADQRPDIDFDSLQRR